One genomic window of Cellulophaga sp. Hel_I_12 includes the following:
- a CDS encoding two-component system response regulator: MKIETVCIIDDDPIFVYGTKILLNHNSWFGSSVLVYENGQEALDDLTALVKSEEKLPDVIFLDLNMPTMDGWEFLDEFVKLPIKNRPKVFIVSSSIDQKDIQKALSYAIVEDFIAKPLSNTLMANIFKAISEKDEPAL, from the coding sequence ATGAAAATTGAAACCGTGTGTATCATTGATGACGACCCGATTTTTGTCTATGGAACAAAAATTTTATTGAACCATAATAGCTGGTTTGGTTCTTCTGTACTTGTATATGAAAATGGCCAAGAGGCTTTAGATGATTTAACTGCCTTAGTCAAAAGTGAAGAAAAACTGCCTGACGTTATTTTTTTAGACTTAAATATGCCTACCATGGATGGCTGGGAGTTTTTAGATGAATTCGTAAAATTACCCATTAAAAATAGGCCCAAGGTCTTTATCGTAAGTTCTTCTATAGATCAAAAAGATATTCAAAAAGCCCTTAGTTATGCGATCGTAGAAGATTTTATAGCAAAACCATTGTCGAACACACTCATGGCCAATATATTCAAGGCCATTTCAGAAAAGGATGAACCTGCGCTATAA
- a CDS encoding DUF2309 domain-containing protein — MSTYILLNTIEKAADVVGKTWPLYSFVTSNPLSGYENTHFINAVKKAQGLTGSRVFPDVGMFKQAWELGEIDATVLNALLIENGMTESPAYYLDQLEAIKYDEIENPNHRVDKIMVKWLSVFMDEGLAEWQMPNKEKGFYKAWSILASYDKEIGKALDVQLPKTNTEALEKLLNAYSEQEQQAIFEYHLAALPGWTGYIKFRAETNSLWEQKYSITLTDYLAVRLWVSKALKASIVPPKSTNGELETMLQLQYVWLKAWEKSWQQQFVTNIKSPNTISKPTHKNVPDAQFVFCIDTRSELIRRNIESKGNYETFGYAGFFGIAMDYTQLEDGISRKSCPPILGSAYQVSETAQEHKTADLKNYKKSVKRAKFTSYFLVRMKNMLPSAFGYVEGSGIFYGMSLLIRTLFPGSLYQPQRKNEGSFENSCTPQIGHTHTKETSIDIPLEEKVAIVKTAFDLTGWRTFAPVVVFAGHGSHSANNPFGSSLDCGACAASPGRHNARMLAKLANLSEVRKALRENHDIRIPEDTVFIGAEHNTTTDEIVLFDAEVPPTHAKRLSELKVALLKTQETATQERLGVQTKSIAAAHVKTNNWSETRPEWGLAKNAGFVIGSRELTKNMNLGGHCFLHSYDWELDIEAAALEAIMQGPMVVTQWINNHYYFATVDNHQYGGGSKIAHNITGKFGVVQGNGSDLKAGLPLQSVNETDDKMYHRPLRLSVLIQAPKERVQAILEKFPHLKALLDNEWIYLMVMDPTEQNEVSLYEEHMVWKAPEKVEVFAEMV; from the coding sequence ATGAGTACATATATTCTTTTGAACACGATTGAAAAAGCAGCAGATGTGGTCGGTAAAACATGGCCTTTATATTCCTTTGTAACTTCAAATCCCTTATCAGGATATGAAAACACCCATTTTATAAATGCCGTTAAAAAAGCACAGGGATTAACAGGGAGTCGTGTATTTCCTGATGTAGGGATGTTTAAACAAGCCTGGGAGTTAGGGGAAATAGATGCTACGGTATTGAACGCTCTTTTGATCGAAAATGGAATGACCGAATCTCCGGCCTACTATTTGGACCAATTGGAAGCTATAAAGTATGATGAAATCGAAAATCCAAACCATCGCGTTGATAAAATAATGGTAAAATGGCTGTCTGTTTTTATGGATGAAGGCCTAGCGGAATGGCAAATGCCTAACAAAGAAAAAGGTTTTTATAAAGCTTGGAGTATTTTAGCAAGCTATGACAAAGAAATAGGAAAAGCACTTGATGTTCAACTTCCAAAAACAAATACCGAAGCCTTAGAAAAGCTTTTAAATGCCTATTCAGAGCAAGAGCAACAAGCTATTTTCGAATATCATTTGGCAGCTTTGCCGGGTTGGACAGGCTATATTAAGTTTAGAGCGGAAACGAATTCGCTTTGGGAGCAAAAATACAGTATTACACTAACCGATTATCTTGCCGTTCGTCTGTGGGTATCTAAAGCTTTGAAAGCTTCTATAGTACCCCCTAAAAGCACCAACGGAGAATTAGAGACCATGTTACAATTACAGTATGTTTGGTTAAAGGCTTGGGAAAAAAGTTGGCAGCAGCAGTTTGTGACCAATATAAAATCACCCAACACTATTTCGAAGCCTACCCATAAAAATGTACCCGATGCACAATTTGTGTTCTGTATTGATACACGATCAGAATTAATACGAAGAAACATAGAATCTAAAGGGAATTATGAAACCTTTGGATATGCCGGTTTTTTTGGAATAGCCATGGATTATACACAATTAGAGGATGGTATTTCAAGAAAATCATGTCCGCCAATTTTAGGCTCTGCCTATCAGGTTTCTGAGACGGCACAAGAACATAAAACAGCAGATCTAAAAAACTATAAAAAGAGCGTTAAGAGAGCTAAGTTTACTTCATATTTTTTAGTGCGAATGAAAAATATGCTGCCTTCAGCATTCGGTTATGTAGAAGGTTCTGGTATTTTTTATGGGATGTCATTACTGATCAGAACTTTATTTCCAGGATCATTATACCAGCCACAGCGCAAAAATGAAGGGTCCTTTGAAAATAGTTGTACCCCACAAATAGGGCATACCCATACCAAAGAAACCAGCATAGATATTCCTTTAGAAGAAAAAGTAGCCATTGTAAAGACGGCCTTTGATTTAACAGGCTGGCGTACTTTTGCTCCTGTAGTTGTTTTTGCAGGTCACGGTAGTCATTCTGCAAATAACCCTTTTGGTTCTAGTTTAGATTGTGGGGCCTGTGCAGCAAGTCCCGGCCGCCATAATGCACGTATGCTGGCTAAACTAGCGAATCTTTCAGAAGTTCGAAAAGCCTTGCGAGAAAATCATGATATACGAATCCCAGAGGATACCGTATTCATCGGTGCAGAACACAATACTACAACCGACGAAATTGTATTGTTTGATGCTGAGGTACCACCAACACATGCGAAGCGTTTAAGCGAATTAAAAGTGGCTCTTTTAAAAACGCAAGAAACAGCGACACAAGAACGCTTAGGGGTGCAAACTAAGAGCATCGCCGCCGCACATGTTAAAACCAATAACTGGTCAGAAACAAGACCAGAATGGGGACTGGCGAAAAATGCAGGTTTTGTGATTGGTTCGCGAGAACTTACCAAAAACATGAACTTAGGCGGGCATTGTTTTCTGCACTCCTACGATTGGGAATTAGACATAGAGGCAGCAGCTTTAGAAGCAATTATGCAAGGCCCCATGGTCGTTACCCAATGGATTAATAATCATTATTATTTTGCAACGGTAGATAACCATCAGTATGGCGGGGGCTCAAAAATAGCCCATAATATTACCGGAAAATTTGGTGTGGTTCAAGGCAACGGGAGTGATTTAAAAGCGGGACTTCCGTTACAATCCGTAAATGAAACAGATGACAAAATGTACCACAGACCTTTGCGCTTATCGGTCTTAATTCAAGCACCCAAAGAACGTGTTCAAGCCATTTTAGAAAAATTTCCACATCTCAAAGCCTTATTAGACAATGAATGGATCTACCTTATGGTCATGGATCCAACAGAACAAAACGAGGTTAGCTTGTATGAGGAACATATGGTATGGAAAGCTCCTGAAAAGGTAGAGGTTTTTGCTGAAATGGTCTAG
- a CDS encoding rhodanese-like domain-containing protein has translation MIIKQFEYKPLAHYSYAIISNGEMALIDPERDPKAYYEFAKAHKAKITAVIETHPHADFVSSHLQIHKETGATIYNSEKLGADYPHKSFDEGVSISLGDISLNALNTPGHSPDSISIVATDGTKTALFTGDTLFIGDVGRPDLREKAGNMKAKREALAEMMYTTMQTKYNKLPDDAIVYPAHGAGSLCGKNLSDAASSTLGEERKSNWAFKEQSKQEFMATILDGQPFIPLYFGFNVDINKKGAESLTPALQRVPFRKEESATGLIVDIRDAANFKKGHLLGSINIQGLSETDKFETWLGAIVAPNEAFTLVVAEEENAAYVLNRVSKIGYETQVKEVITLENEQLLKSKELDLHDFKQNPEKYTIVDIRNESEIADGKFFENAIVHPLNDLRNSAKNIPTDKPIVVHCAGGYRSAAGSSILERQLKNTPIFDLSEAINNFK, from the coding sequence ATGATTATAAAACAATTTGAATATAAACCATTAGCCCACTATTCTTATGCCATTATAAGTAATGGCGAAATGGCGCTCATTGATCCAGAACGAGATCCTAAAGCCTATTACGAATTTGCGAAAGCCCATAAGGCTAAAATTACCGCTGTCATAGAAACCCACCCACATGCCGATTTTGTGAGTTCGCATTTACAAATTCATAAAGAAACGGGCGCTACCATTTATAACAGTGAAAAACTAGGCGCTGATTATCCGCACAAATCCTTTGATGAAGGCGTTTCTATTTCCTTAGGAGATATCAGCTTAAACGCACTAAACACGCCAGGGCATTCACCGGATAGTATTAGCATCGTAGCTACTGATGGCACTAAAACAGCCCTATTTACGGGTGATACTTTATTTATAGGTGATGTTGGTCGACCAGATCTACGGGAAAAAGCGGGCAATATGAAAGCAAAACGTGAAGCACTTGCCGAGATGATGTATACGACGATGCAAACTAAATATAATAAGCTTCCCGATGATGCCATCGTATACCCGGCGCACGGCGCAGGTTCATTATGCGGTAAAAACTTAAGCGATGCTGCAAGTAGCACGCTAGGTGAGGAGCGAAAAAGTAATTGGGCTTTTAAAGAACAATCCAAGCAAGAATTTATGGCTACAATACTTGACGGACAACCTTTTATACCCTTGTACTTTGGCTTTAATGTAGACATCAACAAAAAAGGAGCAGAAAGTTTAACTCCAGCTTTACAGCGCGTTCCCTTCAGAAAAGAGGAAAGTGCCACTGGTTTAATTGTAGATATACGTGATGCTGCTAATTTTAAAAAAGGGCATCTTTTAGGCAGTATCAATATTCAAGGATTATCTGAAACTGACAAATTCGAAACCTGGTTGGGAGCTATTGTAGCGCCTAATGAAGCATTTACCTTGGTAGTAGCCGAAGAAGAAAATGCAGCGTATGTATTAAATAGGGTTTCTAAAATAGGCTATGAAACGCAAGTAAAGGAGGTCATAACTCTTGAAAATGAACAGCTATTGAAAAGTAAAGAATTAGATCTGCATGATTTTAAACAAAACCCTGAAAAGTACACGATAGTTGATATTCGAAATGAAAGTGAAATAGCGGACGGGAAGTTTTTTGAAAATGCTATAGTGCACCCGTTAAATGACTTAAGAAATAGTGCCAAAAATATTCCTACGGATAAACCCATTGTGGTTCATTGCGCTGGAGGGTATAGAAGCGCTGCTGGAAGTAGTATTTTAGAACGACAACTCAAGAACACCCCAATATTTGATTTAAGTGAAGCCATTAACAATTTTAAATAA
- a CDS encoding LysR family transcriptional regulator has translation MNYTLHQLQLFLKMSQNQSITKTAEEMNLTQPAVSIQLKNFQDQFSIPLTEVVGRKLFVTDFGKEIAEAAEKIIDEVNAMNYKTLAYQGELFGKLKISVASTGKYVMPYFLADFFKLHKGVDLIIDVTNKTKVVRSMEKNEVDFALVSVLPKKLKVNQIELMKNQLYFVGGKHLKFDEKPISSDVFQELPLIYREEGSATRNEMEKFITKNNVPVHKKIELTSNEAVKQAVIAGLGCSIMPLIGIKNQLQNKELQIIPVEGLPISTTWRLIWLKTKKLSPAAVAYLEFLNVHKEQIIKDNFSWKQPYS, from the coding sequence ATGAATTATACACTACACCAATTACAGCTCTTTTTAAAAATGTCTCAAAACCAGAGTATTACTAAGACAGCAGAAGAAATGAATCTAACGCAACCTGCCGTATCGATTCAGTTAAAAAATTTTCAGGATCAATTTTCAATTCCACTAACAGAGGTGGTGGGCAGAAAACTTTTTGTAACAGATTTCGGAAAAGAAATCGCAGAAGCTGCTGAAAAAATTATTGATGAAGTGAATGCCATGAATTATAAAACCTTGGCCTACCAAGGAGAGTTATTTGGCAAGCTTAAAATATCGGTAGCTTCAACGGGTAAATATGTGATGCCTTATTTTTTAGCAGATTTTTTTAAGCTGCACAAAGGGGTTGATCTTATCATAGACGTTACCAATAAAACCAAGGTGGTTAGGAGCATGGAGAAGAACGAAGTAGATTTTGCATTGGTTTCTGTTTTACCCAAAAAATTGAAGGTAAACCAAATTGAATTGATGAAAAATCAACTTTATTTTGTGGGTGGCAAACACTTAAAATTTGATGAAAAACCCATTAGTAGCGATGTTTTTCAAGAACTTCCTTTAATTTATAGAGAAGAAGGTTCTGCCACCAGAAATGAAATGGAAAAATTTATAACAAAGAATAATGTACCGGTTCATAAAAAAATTGAACTTACCTCAAACGAAGCTGTAAAACAAGCGGTCATAGCAGGTTTAGGATGCTCTATAATGCCTTTAATTGGTATTAAAAACCAATTACAAAATAAAGAATTGCAAATTATTCCTGTAGAAGGCTTACCGATTAGCACCACATGGCGATTAATTTGGCTGAAGACAAAAAAATTATCTCCAGCCGCTGTGGCCTATCTTGAATTTTTAAATGTCCATAAAGAACAGATCATAAAAGATAACTTTAGTTGGAAACAACCTTATTCGTAG
- a CDS encoding response regulator, whose protein sequence is MQKNPINICIVDDDDIYQFTLIKTLQSFKLPKNIIAFADGEEALNFMLDHLGDEHKLPDIIFLDINMPIMDGFQFMDEYVKIKPKVGKLITIYMVSSSVDAVDVERARNISAVSDYIIKPIQQGELKSIIDKLVGDLD, encoded by the coding sequence ATGCAAAAGAATCCTATTAATATCTGTATTGTTGACGATGACGATATTTACCAATTTACTTTAATTAAAACGCTACAGTCTTTTAAGCTACCCAAAAACATCATCGCTTTTGCCGATGGTGAAGAGGCCTTAAATTTTATGTTAGACCATCTTGGCGATGAGCATAAACTTCCGGATATTATCTTTTTAGATATTAATATGCCGATCATGGATGGGTTTCAATTCATGGATGAATATGTTAAAATAAAACCTAAGGTAGGTAAGCTGATCACCATATACATGGTATCTTCATCTGTAGATGCTGTAGATGTAGAACGTGCAAGAAACATTAGCGCTGTTTCTGATTATATCATAAAACCCATACAACAAGGCGAATTAAAATCTATTATTGATAAATTAGTAGGTGATTTAGACTAA
- a CDS encoding proton-conducting transporter membrane subunit, whose amino-acid sequence MILNSNPNNNFAQNTAQIKTNGDSPIISKVASPLLWTLHLGTIAVLVYFLMYAPQWNWNNIFIINGFTLLLWSTVTFFSALVSTYAKNYLNGFRYHQRFTFLSLGFTLSVMLFVMSNHIAALLISWLFMGVFMARLIGVDAKWGEAREASKLAQKFFLTGTLVLSFGLLLLAYQTDHYTLSGILDNLQAIPDFMLVIASLLIIVAAIIQSAIYPFHRWLLSAMTAPTPASALMHAGFVNGSGILLALVSAVLVASNSLTLLFIIGGFTAVIAQFTKLLQVNVKQKLACSTIAQMGFMIMQCGLGFFNAAIAHLILHGFYKAYLFLSSGEEIAHSAPKKQLKIKIKPLQAVIVLLFGIAGALLFALLTGKTNMVDSSIFLTLIVAITVGQATYNIVKEKSLTAVQKTVVPILLFITGISLYALLYNGVTALMVAMPMSDVPQTLSVIQVVFGLIFLLGFFIMKLGVYRKVPWLYVKLLNLSQPDNNTILKYKSVK is encoded by the coding sequence ATGATTTTGAACAGCAATCCAAACAACAATTTTGCCCAAAATACGGCGCAAATTAAAACAAATGGCGATAGTCCTATTATTTCAAAAGTGGCAAGTCCCTTACTTTGGACCTTACATCTAGGTACGATCGCAGTACTTGTTTATTTTTTGATGTACGCACCACAATGGAATTGGAACAACATCTTCATCATAAATGGTTTTACATTATTACTTTGGAGCACCGTTACTTTTTTTAGTGCCCTTGTGAGTACCTACGCAAAAAATTACCTCAATGGCTTTCGATACCATCAGCGTTTTACCTTTTTATCCTTAGGTTTTACGCTATCTGTGATGCTATTTGTGATGTCGAATCACATCGCTGCCTTACTTATTTCATGGCTTTTCATGGGTGTTTTTATGGCACGCTTAATCGGTGTTGATGCAAAATGGGGCGAAGCCAGAGAAGCTTCCAAATTGGCTCAAAAATTCTTTTTGACTGGAACCCTAGTGTTAAGCTTTGGCCTATTACTATTGGCCTACCAAACAGACCATTATACCTTATCGGGTATCCTTGATAATTTACAGGCAATTCCTGATTTTATGTTAGTTATAGCTTCATTATTGATTATCGTAGCCGCCATCATACAATCGGCTATTTATCCTTTTCATAGATGGTTACTTTCGGCCATGACAGCACCTACACCAGCATCTGCCTTAATGCATGCAGGCTTTGTAAATGGCTCAGGTATTTTACTGGCCTTGGTTTCCGCGGTTTTAGTGGCTTCAAATTCATTAACCTTGCTGTTTATTATCGGCGGGTTTACGGCGGTTATCGCACAATTCACAAAACTGTTGCAAGTCAATGTAAAGCAAAAACTAGCCTGTTCTACCATTGCTCAAATGGGTTTTATGATTATGCAATGTGGTTTAGGTTTTTTTAATGCAGCCATAGCCCACCTAATCTTGCATGGCTTTTATAAGGCTTATCTGTTTTTATCGTCTGGAGAAGAAATTGCACATAGTGCCCCTAAGAAGCAATTAAAAATAAAAATTAAACCCTTACAAGCCGTTATCGTTTTACTATTTGGTATCGCAGGAGCGCTATTATTTGCGCTTCTAACCGGCAAAACAAATATGGTAGATAGCAGTATATTTTTAACCCTTATTGTAGCCATTACGGTAGGTCAAGCGACGTATAATATTGTAAAAGAAAAGAGTCTTACGGCCGTGCAGAAAACCGTAGTGCCTATCCTCTTGTTTATAACTGGAATTAGCTTATACGCCCTACTCTATAATGGTGTGACAGCCTTAATGGTAGCCATGCCGATGAGCGACGTACCACAAACCTTATCGGTTATCCAAGTGGTATTTGGCCTTATTTTCTTATTGGGATTTTTTATCATGAAATTAGGTGTTTATCGAAAAGTGCCTTGGCTTTACGTAAAGCTTTTAAACCTGTCTCAACCTGATAACAATACTATTCTTAAATATAAAAGCGTAAAATAA
- a CDS encoding peroxiredoxin yields the protein MNNENVSPEKIHPMPRIGDIAPDFEAVTTKGNIKMSDFAKDKWIVMFSHPADFTPVCTTEMSGFAIRKPEFDALNTELLGLSIDSIHAHLGWVQNVRENTGVYFDFPIIADIDMKVSKLYGMLQPNESETAAVRAVFFIDPAKKIRLIMYYPLNVGRNMDEILRALDALQMSDKHKVAMPLDWKRGDKAICPPPKSLDALNERLADDSVEKITWYLAKKDI from the coding sequence ATGAATAACGAAAACGTATCTCCAGAGAAAATACATCCCATGCCAAGAATAGGCGACATAGCACCCGATTTCGAGGCGGTAACGACTAAGGGAAACATTAAAATGTCAGATTTTGCGAAAGATAAATGGATTGTCATGTTTTCGCATCCCGCAGATTTTACACCCGTTTGTACCACCGAAATGAGTGGGTTTGCCATTCGTAAACCTGAGTTTGATGCCTTGAATACGGAGCTTTTGGGCTTAAGTATCGATAGCATTCATGCACACTTGGGCTGGGTACAAAACGTAAGAGAAAATACAGGAGTTTATTTTGATTTTCCTATTATTGCAGATATCGATATGAAAGTATCTAAACTATATGGAATGCTACAGCCTAACGAAAGTGAGACTGCTGCCGTTAGAGCCGTATTTTTTATTGATCCCGCTAAGAAAATTCGTTTAATTATGTACTACCCACTTAATGTAGGTAGAAATATGGATGAGATTTTACGCGCCTTAGACGCTTTACAAATGTCGGACAAGCATAAAGTAGCCATGCCTTTAGATTGGAAACGAGGTGATAAAGCCATTTGTCCACCACCAAAATCTTTAGATGCACTGAACGAAAGATTGGCAGATGATTCTGTTGAAAAAATAACGTGGTACTTAGCTAAAAAAGATATTTAA
- a CDS encoding Dps family protein: protein MKNTNNIGLDDKVSLSTAAHLNELLSDYQLFYMNLRGFHWNIKGKKFFELHLKFEELYNDALLKVDEIAERVLTLSATPLHSFSKYLETSKIKAAENVTDGEKAIDAILDALKILLQKERLILSMASEANDEGTVALMSDYIVQQEKLVWMLSAYQD, encoded by the coding sequence ATGAAAAATACAAATAACATTGGTTTAGATGATAAAGTATCACTAAGCACCGCAGCACACTTAAATGAGTTACTGTCAGATTACCAACTTTTTTATATGAATCTCAGAGGCTTTCATTGGAATATAAAAGGAAAAAAATTCTTTGAATTACATCTTAAATTTGAAGAGCTGTATAACGATGCGCTGCTGAAAGTAGATGAAATTGCCGAACGGGTACTCACCTTAAGCGCAACGCCATTGCATTCTTTTTCAAAATACTTAGAAACGAGTAAAATTAAAGCAGCTGAGAACGTAACCGATGGCGAGAAAGCTATTGATGCTATTCTCGATGCTTTAAAGATTTTATTGCAAAAAGAAAGACTAATCCTTTCTATGGCCTCCGAGGCTAATGACGAAGGTACGGTGGCGCTTATGAGCGATTATATCGTGCAGCAAGAAAAATTAGTCTGGATGTTGTCTGCTTATCAAGATTAG